A region of Sparus aurata chromosome 8, fSpaAur1.1, whole genome shotgun sequence DNA encodes the following proteins:
- the rxylt1 gene encoding ribitol-5-phosphate xylosyltransferase 1, which translates to MKIPKRKLFLLIIFAYVAFSLYAAYNVFFSTKVISRVHRVVKKETGAPSGGVRDGGAAPFLAEDWNPWEDEQVEYNSALNKKREAFKQHLSRIDKNKPKRYKVQIWGKAAIGLYLWEHILEGPLNPTDKVAQWREGELQSGKIDFSFYTGPAVVQGHVPQDMNSLILVLNGREQQKVSYSTRWLEHVQAMVQSHTVSHVAVVLLGNEHCNNNWISPYLKRNGGFVDLMFLVYDSPWVNDKDVFQWPLGVATYRQFPMIRPNAQLITSNRPYLCNFLGTVYKNSSRETLMQVLKQSGMDKECITAAREKWLPQETSDSLRRYQTALAQSELTLCPVGINTECYRIYEACSYGSVPVVEDVLTPGTCAVGPSSPLRLLKAAGAPFIFISDWKELPAILERERGMSQEQRVDRRRRLLEWYASFRQQMKERFTEVIEETFFKSG; encoded by the exons atgaaaataccaAAAAGAAAGCtatttcttttaattatttttgcgTATGTGGCATTTTCACTCTACGCTGCATACAATGTTTTCTTCAGCACCAAAGTAATATCCCGTGTGCACAGGGTAGTGAAGAAAGAGACCGGAGCACCCTCGG GTGGTGTGAGAGATGGCGGTGCTGCTCCATTTCTAGCCGAGGATTGGAATCCGTGGGAGGATGAGCAAGTGGAGTACAACTCTGCCCTGAACAAAAAGAGAGAGGCTTTCAAACAGCACCTGTCTCGAATTGACAAGAACAAACCCAAAAGATACAAGGTCCAAATCTGGGGTAAAGCTGCCATAG GGCTTTACCTTTGGGAACATATTTTAGAGGGACCCCTTAATCCGACGGACAAGGTCGCAcaatggagagagggagagctgcAGTCAGGAAAGATTGATTTCAG TTTCTATACAGGTCCAGCTGTGGTCCAGGGTCACGTCCCTCAGGACATGAACAGTCTGATTCTGGTTCTGAATGGCCGGGAGCAGCAGAAGGTGTCTTACTCCACACGGTGGCTTGAACATGTTCAAGCTATGGTGCAGTCCCACACAGTGTCACATGTGGCTGTGGTCCTGCTGGGCAATGAGCATTGCAACAACAACTGGATAAGCCCGTACTTGAAGAGAAACGGTGGCTTTGTGGATCTGATGTTTCTGGTGTACGACAGCCCGTGGGTCAACGACAAGGATGTCTTCCAGTGGCCTCTTGGTGTCGCCAC ATACAGGCAGTTTCCTATGATCAGACCCAATGCCCAACTAATCACCTCCAACAGACCATACCTCTGCAATTTCCTAGGAACTGTTTACAAAAATTCCTCCAGAGAAACCCTCATGCAGGTGCTGAAACAATCTGGCATGGATAAGGAATGCATCACTGCCGCCAGGGAGAA GTGGCTCCCTCAGGAGACATCAGATAGTCTGAGACGCTATCAGACAGCTTTAGCCCAGAGCGAGCTTACTCTCTGCCCGGTCGGGATCAACACGGAGTGTTATCGCATCTACGAGGCCTGCTCTTACGGTTCAGTGCCCGTGGTGGAGGACGTACTGACACCTGGGACCTGTGCAGTCGGGCCCAGCTCCCCGCTACGTCTGCTCAAAGCTGCAGGTGCGcccttcatcttcatcagcgACTGGAAAGAACTGCCGGCCATtttggagagggagagaggaatgAGCCAGGAGCAGAGggtggacaggaggaggaggctgctggaGTGGTACGCCAGCTTCCGTCAGCAGATGAAGGAGAGGTTCACAGAGGTCATCGAGGAGACTTTCTTCAAAAGCGGCTGA